ctttcttttttctcttcagtaAATCTATTTAATTTCATCTGGAGAATTCTTCCTCTAACTTAACACCTCTCATATCTGATCTTCATCATCAATCTTTCTTCGATCATTTACATGcctaaataataatgacaacggCAAAAATTAGAATGAAGACATAAGGAGAATAAAAACCTCCAAATCCAGTGAGGTAGTACCTATGACTATGTAGGACATGAGCATGGATGTAGAGTTTTGAGAAATGAAATACATCATAAAGAACTACAAAATCTCAACCCAGTCAAAAAGTAGAGGAATACATTTTTCCCAGGTTTATAAATATCTCACAGTAtacacacattcttctctctgaTGTGCCACCTTCCTTGTTTGGTACAAGACAAgatcaacaaaaataaaatgacaagaAAGGCATAAATTGTCACCACAATAATTACCTTCACTGTGCGACTATCCACCTCTGCAATACACTCCTCCTGCCCTGGTATTTCTGCAGGACGGATGCGGCAGAACACCTCCACTGGATCCTGCtccacttttctttccactGTACGTGGTTTGGGTGGGAGGCGGGGCCTGCGCTGCATTGGAGTGCGGCTGTGGGTTGTGAGGGTCGGAACTTGTGAGTAGTGATACTGGAGGAGTGTCaatagggtagtttggaaatcaaagctttgtgccactctCTATCAATAGCTTTTGATATCAAATGCTTCaccaaaatcccaaaaagaATACTGCCAagactcaataaaaaaaaacatggtcaccagtagagcagaTGTGATAGAATCCATACTGGTAatcagatatgaggttgtgaagtgatagatgtttaagaatcttacaGTTGAGGATAGCAATAAGGTGATAAATTaagggattagagcagtcatcctttttagaaacaggctgaatgcaggcaggaaggaaaggtagctGTTGATAAAActggaagagtttgaccaggAAAGGCACAAGCATGGAGGGTGAAGGCACAGGTTTGgagaataggagggacaccatcaggtccataagcatgGACTGTGATGAATCTTAATGGATAGCATGAAGCAGGTGgagggtgaaagagagggaggaataagccctgaatcatccaaggtagaatttttagcaaaggtttgggtAGAATTTAGTTTtggagatagatgagatggtaatagtgccatcaggttgaaataaaggagggaaagatgaagaagtaaagttattggagatgtttttggctatgtGCCAAATTCACAAAGGGACTTAGATCTAGaaagattttaattttttttattgatgaaggagtttttggctagatggaggacagacttggcatgattccaggcataaagtgcatgagattcagatgaagaaaggctcaagtacctttagtgggccacctctcaTGCATAGCATAAGAACAggatgtgttaaaccaaagtttggaggGTTTAAGTCGAGAGAAATGTAAGCCTCCATGCCATGAGACCTCTATAATgtactcagcacacagagataaGTCCTtgtcatggaagcagtagtcattcctgggaaaatcagaataacacCTCCTCAGattccccccaattagcagagacaaaacaccagaggcacttCTGCtttggggaatcctgaggagggattggagcaataggacaagatacagatatgaggctGTGActggaggaacccaacggagaagacagTGATTGCATATGTAGGAGATCAGAGTTTAGGAAATGGTTAAGAATATTGGGCATATCTCCACAACAGTCAGGAATATcagcagggtgttgcaccagttgctctaggttgaggaggatagcaaagttaaaggctagttcaccaggttggtcagtgaagggagaggaaagccaaagctggtgttgaacatttaagtctccaagaatggagatcttcatgaaagggaagagaatcagaatgtgctccactttgaaaattAAGTAGTAAAAGAACTTTTTATAGTCActggagttaggtgagaagtatgcAGCACAGAAAATTTAGTTTGTGAGTGACTAGTTGTAGCCAGAAGACTCAAGAGCATGGATACAAGAGCAGGTTAGGTTGTTGCACACATAGAAGatacatccagctttggattgaaaatgagaatagagaaagtaggaatagagaggaggttactgtcacttgcctcagacactgcatttcagtgagaaaaagaatataaggtttagtagaggagagatggtgttccacagattgaaaattagatctaggccatgaatgttgtagaagttaatgaagaaaaacttgaGGGGGACATCAAGACTTGATATCAGAAGAAGAGCAATCTGACCTGGAAACATtggtggtgtaggagttgccataaaattttgaattttgagtgaaagttgtgtctgtgtgttaggTACAGGTagagttgtgtgaaggaagatgatTGTCTTTAAATGGCAGGTTGTGACTGGTCCCTTGTGTTGTAaggcacaaagggaaatgttcagtgaggtcacaaatGGTTTAATGGAAAGTTCACAccatcccctgatccagtatAAACCAGTGGATGGTGAATACATCTATCATACAGTATTATGCCCTTTATATGAGTACATTATGTGGATTTCTTGTACATTGTGTATAATTactaattttattttatctatgtattGTACTTAATGCAGTTATGTATTGGTATGTAACTCCAGATAGATGATATAGTACTATGTGTAATGAGAGTCTGATATcacatattttgtttctcaaaatTACTTCAAAATGTATGGGTAGTATGTACTGCAGACATGGATGATAACAATGGTTATTGACAGAAATTTCACTGTGTACAAGACTCTGTACTGTAGCAGcatctctatttctctatttttatattGCTCATACATTTTGTTCTACTATATTTCTGTTGTGCAGTAcaatattaaatttttttttctattactattGTATACATGTAAATAATGTTGGTAATTGTATAATGCGAGCTCTTTAGAGTGTTGTCTGTGGAATGAGGCTGGAAAACTAAgtaaaaatagaattttttgttttctcacaaAGGATGCAAGCTGATGGAATATCATGGTGGCATTTGAAATCTTAGTTGATACAACACATTTTTATGGTAAAATGTAAAAACTGTTAGGCATATTTTTAGTTTAACATATATATGCCTTCCTTTTCTAGTGTTAAACTGTCCACCTGGGGAGTGTATACATGCACAGGGTTGAGAACAGGGTAATGGATAATCAAGTGCCCACCTAATTTTAGTCAATACAGACATTCAACCTATAAATGTGGACAATTTTGAAGATGCATGCAAAAGCTCCTGAAGACAGGCATTACTAACATCCTCTATAAATTTGAAATAACTTCTTCATTTAGGCCCAGCAAAGTAAAAACAAATTAtatgaaattttaaaaaattaaaatgtattttgatgtttttcaaGTATGAGGTATGATCTGAGAAGTGAGCTAGTTACCAATACCGATATTTACCCAAACGCCACACACCTGCAACCAGGTACTCCCACACTCAATAAAAGATGACAATAATTCACTTCACTAAAATTCACATCTTACAAtcaagcgcgcgcgcgcacacacatacacctaaaagactaaataaacacaaaccaCCACCTGCATAGTACAAGCGAACCACCATAACTACAACAATCTTACAATCACGAGCATCATTACTAGTTAAGCCCGACTGTTACCCAATTTGAAAATACACCTTCCCTCATCTTCTTGTGTACTCAATTATGGTTTGTATTTAATCACCACACCTTCAGCTATCACGTGTAACCATAAGGGCGACGGGAAGATAAGTTAAGACAAAGTAACCGAAATCCTTAACAATATTTACACAGATAAGTGGCTTCCTACACCAACTGATCAAGACACACCCTCTATTATACTCttatttctcacctttctcGTAACTTACTTCTTCTTGACTTACTTATACAGGTGTCCGAGTTCCTTGGGAATAAAGAAGGTAAATGGAAGCCGTGTACTCACTCTGGTTTCATGGTGAGAGGAGGTTAATGTGAGCCCTTCCACTGGCTGTTTTTAAATGGCGGGCGGCAGCAACTTGAACGTTCCTTCTTGCCGTTCGCGTTTGGAGTTTGGACCGGCCGGAGGGATTATTATTCTTTGTAACGGGTATAACCTCCTTTCGTTGAATGGATTGttaatagtttttatttttgcattttatttaatAATGTTATATATCATTCTTTCTTTGTAACTCCTGATCTTTCATTTTATATCTGATAGTGTATattcagggtttttttttctatttatttattattgaattatttatgcatttatttttttaatagctTATAATCTATAATCTTCTTTGCtttattaactttttgataGCTCGTTTTAGTTTTTGCCAACATGCAAATGgatacctatccatctatcaaaCGCGCAACAGATATTTACGTCCTAACTACCTAGTTTATTTATTAACTACATAATTATGTTGTCTCTACTGGGTTCGTTCCTTTTGCCAAATCAAGAATTTTATTTCAAAGCTTCTTTTGACTTACCCACAACACTGATTTGAGCTCAGGAAGAATGCGaccgaaaataaataaataaataaataattttatggcattacacattctctctctctctctctctctctctctctctctctctctctctctctctctctctctcttaaaggatAAAATTGTCCGCTACAACCGATAGTTCATCTCTGAAATAACAACGAGAAAAAGATGTAACCATGTCCAAAGAGTTAAAGCTGCGAAATGGCTCATTCAAAGAGTCCTTTCATTGGCGACGGATGGACGGTGGCAGGTTTATcaatcgctctctctctctctctctctctctggcaatgaAAAGGTTTCTGTCTTCATTCAAATTCAGCTGCAAAAGAGATTGTACCATAAAAATAAGTGTCTATAAGATTGTGActacggaaaaaaagaaaaaaaatgttgcagtAATGTTGTATTTGTTGAAGGTGGCCGCCAATAGACTGCTGTAAAGActgaatgatgaaaaataaatatctaatGTGGTGAGGTGGCTTTGTTGGTTAGTGTagttaacaaaacaaataaagaaccGAGCTTATGGAAGAAAATACAGCAGTTTAATGACCATCAGACTGTTGTAGAGGTTGTAGCACAATATCAACTATCTAAAAAACGATGTTAAAATAGACgtaggtaaataaaaataaaacaaaacaaaaaagaaggatgTAAGTATAGAAGTTTAAGGATTTCTATATTTGTTCAAGTTTCCCTGCGGTAGACTGCTGTAGAGACGTTTTAGATTGTTGTAGAGACTGTGCACAGTAATAAGTGTCAAAGCGTTATGATTATGGGGAGGGGGGATATGTAGGGACCAGTGAAATTTGTAGgctactgtatttttttttttttcagtagacTAGTATATAGACTTTATACGCTGCTGTAGAGACTGAATGACAAAACTAAGTATGTAATGAGTTATTGTAATGGGTAAAAAGAGGATATGGCAGTGATGGTATCGGTTCAAGTTGGCCATTACAGGTGCCAGCAGCGGAGCGGGATTGCACCATGCCAGTGTAAACAATCATTCAGGTCTCCAGGGAGGCGAGGCGGTGAGGATTATTACTCCTTATTTCTTAACTAATACTTCCTTCAAAGGCCAGGGGAAGGTCAGTATTCCTCCCCTGCTGTCTCATTTAACTGCAACACATGCAGGAGGATTCTATAGATGTGTGATAGAGCCGTGGGTTGACGTCATATATATCTAACTTAGTTATCGGAGGTTTTCCTTCAAAATAATCAGCTGTAGTTATTATCGGGACTCCTTTCCTGGTTACATATTTAGCGTTATTATGTTTCCAGACTTTCATAGACATTGGTATTTATGACAGAAGTAGGAGATACAAGCACATTATGAGGTTAAATGTTAAAATTAGTTTCAGACTGTACTTTCATTTTCAACTTTACCTTTCCTTGTGGCCATCAAACTGAGGGACCCGTTGGGAAACCAGGAATGTGTTTAAGCAAGGCAGAAATCAGTCCCAATAGCGTCCTCAAAATCAACCAAATCATTATTtgtattagaaaaaataaataactcaagGAAATCCCAAAGGTTCATGTTACCACATACAATCTCTGGTAACATAGGAACAATGGGTGGTAAACTTATATAAGTGTACCCGTCTAACAATTTTGGACGAAACTTcattttctggtagattttgaagtgttttgaaTGAATCTAGTAATCGTTTTCAGTGCaaatcaacatttttttatacCTTACCCACCCACACACGTAAACCAGAGATTTGCAACAAAAACAAGCAGAGATTTATccaaaaacatcaaaatctaCCTGAACAATGTAGTTTCGTCCCCATGcatgacactgaaaaaaatatgcttaactaaacctaaccaaacctaactaaacctaaactACCCGAATGATAAatctgataaaaaataatatctcAAGAACAAACAATTTGTGCTAGTAAAAACATACACCATTGTTATATGTGACCCAAGTACTTCATTAagaacaatgtttttttttgccatgaGACAGGTGCAGTTATATAATAATACCCAATGAGTTTACCATACCAAACCTAACACAATGCTTTAACATATCCAGGAACAGACTTTAACTCCTTTCCTTGTACCCTAAATTAAGTAGGTCAGTTTGTAATGTATTCATAAGATGTTGAAATTAGATTGAAACCTTCCTGAAAACAGTTCACCTTTTACAGATAAGAAGGCCCCTGCTCAACACCTGCCTGTCCAGCTACCTCATCAATAATCAAGACAATAACATGATAATGCTCATTGAAAGCTGAGGCATGCTAAGCTGAAACTAAATGCATGTATAACTTTTTGTCTGACCAGAAAAGAAGATCTGAATGTGACTCCACCAGGCAAAGGCACCCATCCATGACCTTTAAAAGTGTTCATGGGGAAGAAATATTTGTGGATGTGAGACTAAAGCAACATTCCAACAACAAGCGTGCAGTTGAGGTGAGTGGCAATGACCGGGGTGCAGTATAAACAAAGATGGATGGAGACGATTTGGACTTCTTTCTTGTTGCAGTCCCTTTTCACCTAAGTAGCAGAGGATAGGTACAAGATGTTATGTTGAGGAGTCATGGTCTTGCAACCAGTCAGCATCAATGTCTTCCTCAGTCACCCAAATAATGCATACTACCTCCAGCTGTTAGGAAGGCCTCTATCATGCAGtttggtgctgatgatgatcaTGACATAAATTATGTAACCTTTTTTCCAAAATACTTATATATGATAGTAATTCTCTTTTGGAACCTGATTTGCTTGGCAGAATTTCAAGAAGtaactgtctatctatgtacATACCAGGTGGGTTATTCCACATAGGGTGACCTAGAGAAAAGTAGTTACTGATTTTCATATCCTAACAGGTCAATGTAAGCGGTGGACGTATACAGTTCCTGCCATGGATCAGATACACACTCATCCTCACTGTAATGGCATTTGTCATACAGTTTCATACGCTTCATGTGGGGTGGCTGTGCACTGCTGTTCTTATGCAACTGGCAACGCTGATGTACAGGATCCATGGAAAAATAGTCTCAGGTGAGTGAAGTCCCTTTCCACCATGGGTCTCTGGGGCTAAGGGCAtgattgatgtgtttttgagtgtggtgctttgtctgggctacCCCATGTGGAATTTTTAGCTTTGTATATGAATAGATAAAGTCACTGGAATGACCATTAACTTTGAAAGGCAAGTTCATATATCTGTAGGCAGCAGCTGTGGGCCACAAACCAAAGTGCTGCTCTGTTGGAATTCATATTTATACCAACCAATCTGGGATCAGGTCCATTCACTGATTAGCTACTCAGATTATTTAAATTGAACTGGTTGCCTAGCATGTCAAGAATCACAGGAGTGATGAAATTTGAAACGTATGGTAGGCATTTATAAGTACAGAAAATGTGTTGTAGTATGATTTTAACtattcattttttatcatctttccagAAACACTGCTGGTTGTTGCAGGTCTTGGCATACAGACAACTGCAACATTCTACATGGGAAAACAGCACACACGATTTATTCCATGGGGAAGTGTAGTTGACATCATAATTGCAGAAACTATATCCATGGTGAGTGCAGTCAACTTGTTTTatggtagtgaaaaaaaaaaaaaaaaaaaaaaaaaaatcttactttcTTCATGATGACTAATTTCTGACATATTAATATTTATGCTCTATATATCATGAAAACTTAAATGTTCCATTTTTTCTGctttaaccatttttttttcaatcaataTTTAAATAAACACTTTTTGTTTTCAGCAACGTGTGCTATTTTACATGGCTCTCCTTGTGAAAGAAGAGACTGCAGTGCCAAACCAAGAATTAATTCCATTATTTTTAGTAAGTGTCTCTTCTGCATTTTGCCAATCTTAGTTTATGATGTAGATGCTGAAATCTAGGACATTCTGACTGGTGTGTTATTCTAAAGAAATGATGGTGAATGTTATAATGTGAATGACATGTTAGTAATGCAGTGATTTGAAAAATTTATGGATATCATAATTATAACATTTACCAATATTATATTGTATGTCTGTAGAATTTATCATTCACTAGTTGCATTAGCCTACACATTCAGAATGCCGTTGTCAACACTTGATCAAACTCATATTGTTAGCATACTGCCTCTGGGAACTAAACCATTAagcattttcatatatatatatatatatatatataattttctttctttttttttttttgcttctccattTGTTATAAAATGTGTTCTAATGTACTTGGCCTGTCTAACAACTTATATTATCACAATGTGCAGTATGTAAGTATTAAAAATaccttgcattttatttttattgaaaaaTCACTTAGTGCCAGGTATACacattccattttttatttctgtagGTCCCATAAGGTACATAAAACTTTCATATCACTTTACCTGGTGATCACAAGAGTTTGTGTTATCATGGCATGAAAATATACATGAGATtaagaaaagtgttttgcaCAAAATTATTGCAGTAGGGGAGTGAGGCAATTTATTGTTATAGTAATGAGTCTGATTGTTCTGAGCTGTTATAGCATATGATATCTCAGTTGTTTTAATGAGATGTTTTTCTCCCACAGAACACCTGGCCTCGTCTGCCATGTCTCCAATACATTTACTCAGCTTGCCAAGATGTCTTGAATCCTAGTCTTAGTCTTAGATGATGGAGTCCTTTGAAAAAATTTTAGATATGTAAACTATAAACTGCAAATAGATGATTGTACATAAAGTACTATCTGATTTGCTCTGGGTTGAGATCTCAATACAATTTCAAGTGTTAATGTGTTGAATTTTAAAACACTAGGTCAACTTCAAAGACAAATTTGCTTACTTGGTTATTAGAAATTATTCTGTACTGTAACATGAAGGTCAGTAATCTGATAATTTCCTTAAAACTACATAATTTGACCATTTATCATTAGGATCTGCCTTGGTCCTGTTGACATTTTCCAAAACAAGAATGTCTTAGTGTACCATCATTATTTGCAAACACTGCCAGtcaatttttcttcctcacttaaCAGTGCCAGAATATCTTAAACTTTGTGccctttgttgtatttttatcttttctctctttagcattaattaaagaaattattaaaataatatatatgtacataatcACCCTGACAGTGGTGCTCTAATTAGCCTgataattatttctttctttttctcttatactATAAAATTCTTGAATTTCATCAGCTGATAGACAGCTACACTGAACCATCCAGCATCAAGTGAAACCCAAAGAAAACCTTATCTTCTGATGTTTGGTGGGTTATCAAAGACCAATAATGACATTATCTGTGCAAtactaataacaaaataaccaTCCATTTTATGAATATGAATCTTAGTCTTCAGgcctaataataatatatggtAATTCAGTAGCTATTCATTTGTGGCACACTGTGATGCCACacaagcataaaaaaataataataataataaaaaataaaaatgccagATGACAAATAAATGTTatgcagtaataacaacaacatgcaGATAAATAATTCCTTCCCTCAAAATTCAGATGAAGTACTACCTCAGGGTGCTACAGGATGATGTGAAAATGTCAACTCCAAATTTCAAGAAAGTTCATTCTGTTCTTCCACACCTGTATGATCTTTTTACAATGTGCCAGTATTTTGTTACTCTAAATTGTTGTTGTATACAttttatataagtaaataaatccaCAAGAAATTCAGGTTTTAATTATTCCTGTGTGGGTGATTATATTTACCATTAATAACATCTAATTACTGCTAAAAATTATAAATTTTTGTATTACTGTAGAGAAAAGACAGAGGAATTATATCccaaatatgaaaatgttaatgatatgaaatgaaaaacaaatggTTTGAATAAAGTGGTAACATGGCAACTCACTCATATAATGAACCATAGGCATTGTAGGACAGCACATGTAAGTAACTGTTTCTCAGGATTTTCACCCAGATTGTTGTGATATCTACATTGTATCTAATTTTCTTTGGGAGGTCATGGGATACAAGCCCAACTGCTCTAAGGAGATTCTTTGGAAGGTCATGGGATACAAGCCCT
The Scylla paramamosain isolate STU-SP2022 chromosome 3, ASM3559412v1, whole genome shotgun sequence genome window above contains:
- the LOC135090219 gene encoding phosphatidylinositol N-acetylglucosaminyltransferase subunit H-like; protein product: MYNFLSDQKRRSECDSTRQRHPSMTFKSVHGEEIFVDVRLKQHSNNKRAVEVNVSGGRIQFLPWIRYTLILTVMAFVIQFHTLHVGWLCTAVLMQLATLMYRIHGKIVSETLLVVAGLGIQTTATFYMGKQHTRFIPWGSVVDIIIAETISMQRVLFYMALLVKEETAVPNQELIPLFLNTWPRLPCLQYIYSACQDVLNPSLSLR